tttcagaaactTCTGTAttatcacattcacattcatcTCTCTGTCTTAGAGTGCGGTTCTGGGACATTTTACTACTGTGCCTAATGTGGCCTTCTTTGTATTCCTGATGTGGAAGCTGCCCTCAGCCAGGGCAAAGATAAGACTCACCTCCAGCCCcatctttgtcaccttttacttgcTGGTAAGACACAAAAGACGGAAACATTAATAACCTGTAATCAAAGTAATTATCTTGAGCTTGGCGCCATGCCAAGGGACAGTACACCTGTTAATACCTTTAACTTTTGTCTGACAACAAGACAAACAACCTTGCAGAAAGACTTGCTCAAAAGTGTCTTTCTCATTTACTGTTTCGCTTTATAATCTGTTCCATCTCCATTCAAGTCCTTACTCTTTGTTTCCAAAATGTACTGCCTCTGTCTATTTAGGTTACCATTACAgtaatggtaaaaaaacaatcaaaactcTAGAGAATGCTTGGCAGGCCAGAATTAACTCAGCTGTATATCACCAGTGAACCAGTGCATTGTCGCTATCACCTATGCTTTTCCTCCAGTTCTACTCcaggacattttttcttgtgttgagAAGACAGATTGGTATATATTGTCTAACATGTTTTGCACTGTATTTTGCAGGTGTTTGTTGTAGCAGCGGTTGGGATTACCCGGGCCGTAGTGTCCATGACTGTCAGTGCATCCAGTGCTGCCACCATCATAGACAAAGTAAGcacaggaaacataaaaaaaacatgtttgtgtcgTTAATcgtgggaaaagaaaaaggcttATTCAAAATTGAAACAACAGAAAGTAATGTTTTCTGGAATTACTTCAAAGTAATTCAAAGATGTCAACATGGACATATATACGATCAAAATAGTTACTGATTGGACCTTAAGTAAATCCCCACAGCTCATGGTTGTGCAACAATAAAAATCTGGCTAGTTAAATTTTGCaactctcttcttctttttttttttttttttaaaaaaaaaagttactcttctctttcttttgctgGGAACATAATCTGAGCTGTGCTTGTCACAAGACGTTCATGTTTACTGTAAACTACAGAAAATAATGTCCTTTTAGAAGAGGATCTACTTTTAGTGTGGTGAGATATACAGCCTGGAGGAAATGGTTCAGTTGATATACTCCTTtgtaaactttttattttattttattttatttttccaattaAAGTTTGAGTCTCTCTCATTTCAACGGTGTAAGTAGTtccaacctttttttatttacaggtgGTACATTACAGATTGCAGCCCTAGCATAAATACTTTGGCCACACTGAAATAGCAGTCACCATATCCCCTTTTATTGAATACCCAGAGGGGTCGATATGAGCTTCAGCATGACTTTGTTTGGCTTTCATGTCCAAAAGGAAAGGCATGGCTGACATTCCTCACATACCAGACAGATCCCTATGGGCCTGCTGTTCCCGTAGCATACTGTCATGGCTGCGCTGttgaagacaaaaaatacacatgatTATATAATGCTTTAGAGTGTGGCCTGACTTATAAAGCTGTGCATATGTTCCAGGGTCAATATGTGTTACAACACAGCTTGTTTGCGCTTGTCACAGTGGATCCCATGATGTTTGTTGTCTCTTCAGGTGCTGTGGGAAATCACCCGTTTCTTCTTGCTGGCTATCGAGCTCAGTGTTGTCATCCTGGGACTGGCTTTTGGTTTGTTGGCTCTCCTGGTTTCAGTTCTcatttactgtatatgtgtACCATTGTTTCTGTCTCATGACATGAAGCAtctgtttcaaaatgtttggtTTCTAATGATCCTGTTCAGCCCTGAATCTAATAATGAATGTTAGTGAATTTGCACAGATTTTGTTCCTGTAAAGCCTCTTTCTGTGTTCATTTATCAGTCACCTGGAGAGTAAGTCCAGTATAAAGCGAGTGCTGGCTATCACTGCTGTGCTTGCTTTGGGCTACTCCATCACACAGGTAATAATGGATGATAAGAGGTTAAATAGTGTTAAAAACTTCACTGAACATCACACAGTGGGACGTTTTGTTATGTTGTCTTAATTCAATTGCAATAAATGAGATCTTGTTCTAGGGCACACTAGAGATCCTGTATCCAGACAGCCACCTGTCTGCTGAGGACTTTAACATCTATGGACACGGAGGAAGGCACTTCTGGTTGGCCAGTTCTTGCTTCTTCTTTTTGGTCAGTAATCTGTAACTAtacagcagaagaaaagcatatgaactaaaacaaaaaccGTACTTTACAAATAGTCTGTCACTGTATATAATAATTGACTGATGATGTAATCCCTCTTTATAGGTGTACTCTTTGATTGTGATCTTGCCTAAAACTCCAGTGAGGGAGAGGATATCTCTTCCATGTAAGTTATGGATTTCATTGCAGCAAAGATGAGAAATTAGATGCAAAAGGTTTAAAGATTTGCAGTATATATCATTTATTCTAAGTAATCCAGGAAGATGTGCTGCTTTCTTAAtgttgggctttttttcccaccacaCAATGCTGTATAATTGAAAACATTTGTCCTCTGTTGCCaattaattgttgttttgtttcctttgtcCAGCTAAGAGGAGTTTCTATGTATATATGCTGCCATCCTGTCTTTACTGAACCTCGTCCAGGGCCTGGGCAGTGCCCTGCTGTGTGCCGGAATCATAGAGGGACTCTGGTCAGTATAATCCTTTGAGTATATATcctattgatatatatatatatatatatatatatatatatatatatatatatatgaataaatggACCCACATAAGTATTTTAGGTAGAAGAGGATAAATTGAATAGATTTGCAACACACACTGCTTAGAAAAATGCCTGggtggctgtttttgtttggctgGGTTGCAATTAGAGGGATGACTCTGTTTTGGAAGGTCCTATGTGGATGAGAACATAACAGACGTTTTCCTTTTGGCAGAAATCCATTGGTTGTGTTTGCTGAAGCTGATGATAATCATTAAGTCCTGTAACTCTGgtattgttttttaacctggaccctatttccccatgtttttgtgactgaCTAATGggaataaactttttttaaataggtcCAGTTTTAGAGAAACTGTGCTGCTGGCAGCTGTGAGAAAGGCtccaatgtaaccacttggggcatttgggcaccatcaatttacatctattaaaagtgcttgtttttgccactgacagactcagattaTTATTCCAAGTGAtggacaacattatggaaaggatccttTATAGAGACAGAGTAAGATCCTCTTTGAATAGCCAGAAACAGACCCGAAATCCTCATCACCAAccccaccagactccatataaataaacaatattttaagtataattttgtagattaaaaaaaaaacgttttggaTAAAGCCATCCTCTAAGTaggtgaattaaaaaaattacttcaactaaaccagagttggtgattgttggaatagtggaaagacaaaccaaagaTGTTTGTTCCTCTCAACTTTGAATGTGAAGTGTGtttgacaataataaaattactgtttttgaatgcagtctggtgggtttggtgatagTAATTTGAGAGCTGTctctggttaaacaaaaggaTCTTaacctttaacaaaaaaaaatccatctgtGTAGGAATAGtgtccataatgttgtcagatgattattattataacagtctgagcctgtcagaggctaaaacaagcactttaaaaaaaaaaaaataaaaaaattgacagTACCCAAATGCTCTGactggttacattgcagcctgtttagGCTGCAGCAGTCTCACGCAATACttgaccaatttcaaaaactgttgtccCTATCAGTCACTTAGACTCAGAAAGATGGGGAAAAACGGTCCACCGTTAAAAATATCGAATGTACCCTTTAGTATGCCTGTTTACACAGTGTGAaacttgtctttatttttgtctcttctaAACCAGCTGTGTGGATGTCACCACCTTCCTGTACTTCTCTGCCTTTGCTCCGCTCATTTATGTCACATTCCTCAAGGGATTCTTTGGGTTTGTacaaactaaaatacaaaatacacagaatACATCATAGCAGCCCTTCGGACAGCTGACCTCCTTTCTGTCACCGCTTTCCTTTTATTCCACAGTTCAGAGCCCAAGATCCTGTTCTCCTACAAGTCACAGGTGGACGAACCGGATGAAAGTGACGTCCACCTTCCACCGACGGTCGCTACAACCCTTGGCCGCAAAGAGCTGACTGACCAGGGCCTGTTCTACTCCTCCACTCAGATCGATGGCTCTGGTCCGGCAGCTCTCGTATGGTTGGAGCATACTTGGATGATGTCGCCTCCGGGCCCTATGGGTCCAGCAGCATTAACAGTATAGAAGCTGAACGCTGGAGACCTGTCAATGCGTGAAAGaatgaagaggagagaggaagaagagagggtGTTATACAGCTCCACTTTAATGTTGTATGTATGTGGTGTGTAATGCAGGGTGGCGCTCAGAGGAGTTGGtcaaaaaatgcagaacaaaacagttggaaaccaAGAACGGGTAATCATGGTTTGACGCCAGGATAAGTTAACAAGTGGACACTTAAGGACAGACCTTTGCTAGCCAATTATGTGGAGGACTATGAATTTAGCAACTGCATTTGTAACACTGTTGCCAGAGTGCACTGCTGCTGTAGCTCCACACTAGGAGTACTGTCCCTGATTGCGGCCCCGTCAGACTCCGTTCTGTTCAACGGGCTCTTAAATGTGGGAGCTTACCGACTCGTCTCTCGgcacattttcttgtcattccAGCATCATGCATCAACTGCTTAACCTTCAGTAATGACgtttaaaatccatttaaagCACCCGagtctttaacatttttttgatggCAACTCAACATCTGCACATTCCCACCAAAAGCTTTGAATAACAGCATCTCAGCTGAAATTGTTATCTGCTGCCTTGTATTAGATTTGTGACTCAACTGGCTAATCATTTATTACTGAATCGCCGTGCCTCTCGACACAGGGCAAGGACTAGTGCTAATTAACTTTGATAGGCGTACTTTGTCCTCTGAAATAGACGCCATCCCGTCTGTGAACAAGTGAAAGGTTTGAGCGTGATGTGTGTCACTGCAATAGGATAATGAAAACAGCAACTCCTTAATACAGGCAGTGTGTTCACACTGAAGTTCACAGACCATCTAGATTGCTCTCAAATAGTGTCTCGAGCTATCTGCCATTTCActcctttttaatttattttttgggcttttgcttTCATTTCTCATACCAGATGAATCATTCTTGCTACTGAAAGCACATTTATTAGCTCCATAGTCATAATGGTTGTTGTGTTATTAAGGATTTTTGTGTATTCCAGATTAAACATGCCCTCATTCCATATCAGCATAGTTCTGCTCTGCTTGCTGCAAAAGGGTTGCTATTCCAaagttagtatttttttttaatttcctgtgtTCAGAATTTCCGCAGTTGTCATTACCCGTGCTCAAGTTACCCCTTAAACAATATTGCTCAATTTTATGGCATCATATGATGATGTGgacattgtttatttatatagagaCTTACTTTAAATTTCCCCGGAGCAAGACACGCTCCGGTGACTGGTGTGTGTGAAGGACGGGTGATTTTGCGACTGCGTCAAGGAAAAAAGTTTCCTCTCTGATCAGTTTTAGGCTTGCATCTTGGTTCAGCTCACGAAATCAGTTCTTGTCACACCCATTGACATTCCTGCAAAGTCATACATGACTTTTTAAGCCACCTCATACCATATTTAGTTATTCCTACcaaggaaatatatatatttccactTGAAAATGCTCTATGTTCGGTATGAATGGATTACTGTGTTTAAGCTAGCAGTATTCATAGGTAGCGGTGACCTGTATGCAGAAGATatagatacatttattttttcatcatgttgaaGCAACAATGCAGTGATGAAGTTGTGTATTTCCAAGAAATTACAGTATTTGCCTGACTCTtagaaatattatatattgaaaTTTGAGTGTTGGTGATAACTGCTGCATAAAATTGGAGTTAGAATAGTGTTTGGGAAATCAGTGATGTGATTCATGACATGAGTTCACAAGGTGCATTGGTAAAAAAGTCCTCTTTCTTCATAGGCAAGATTTTTGATGTTGAAATCATTTTGCAAATGATCTGtaaattgcctttttatttAAGTGCATTGATTGTATAATATTCAACCCATATTAATGCAATGTATTTGACCATTCAGTGACCTACAGATAAACCATGGACTCTTtcatttgtctgttctgggaGTTTATCAGAAATGTTTGCATCGGGaatgtatttattgacattttagaTAGTTCCAGTCAGATATTAGGCTATTATATTTCTATAGTGACTTTGCGGTTGGAAACATATAATGGTAATGGTAGTTTATTTTGGTCCTTATTAACAATTTTTCCTAGACAAATATACATAACAACATCAAgtcattaaatcaaaataaataacaaaacgaaaaacaaacaaaaaatagacagacagacatagatAGATATGAGTAGGTTGAAGAACGATACCACACAATGGCTGGTTTAGGTATTTCAGGACATCTAAAGGACAGGACTCCACTCTGTGGTTTCTTGTGGTAACTACACTCTGGGAGAGGGTTTTTTCTTCATATATTCCCTCCTGTGTTGATAACACGACTGTTTGTCCTTCTGTCCTTCTTATCTATTTTTGCTTATGTTTTGTTGGTCTCAGGAAGCTGCACATCAGTCAGACTACAGTTTGACTACAATTCCCATCTACCCGTCACTTCCGAATTATTTTATCCAATGAGATCAGGGGATACTGTAGCGCCAGTTTGACCTTTATTGGAGTGTTTTAACCACCGGTCGCTGTGGCGGCGACTCCGTCCGCTCTCATTTATGTCTCTCCGTCATTACACCAGAcaagattttaattattttttctaattggGTGGGAACGGGACAGCTGGTGAAGATGGGAGGTAATGGCAGCACCTCCAGGAAAGTGTCATTCGGACTGGACGAGAACGAGAAGGTCACAGTAATTGAAGGAGTGAAGGTAGATATAACGTTTTATCCTGCTGTAGACATTCAGAAGCTAAGTTTGTGTTGTGCTGTTTGGCACGACGACTGAAGCTAATACTGATAAGCTAGCAGGCTATGTAGCGAAGTCGGTACAAGGTGCACTGGAAAGCTGACAGGTCCCATTGCCATGTCCTCAACTGAACCCAGTCGCACCCCCTCCTCTTCGTTATGCCCACATACCGTTGCTCACTAACTTACCCATGTAGCAGCCTGGTGAGTTACGACGTGTAGGTTTGTTGTCAAATGCCATTAAAGTTGGCATTTGCGCAGCCATATTGCAAGCGAAATTTCGTCAGCTCACCGTAAGCGTCAGACAGATTTGCTGTCAGCAACGTTCAAGAGAGTTAGTTAACAATACGCTGCTGTCAGGGTTGTCAGGAGTATCcaaatttaatgatttaatttaatgataAATGATTTGCTGATGGCAAACGT
This DNA window, taken from Plectropomus leopardus isolate mb chromosome 2, YSFRI_Pleo_2.0, whole genome shotgun sequence, encodes the following:
- the LOC121960530 gene encoding LOW QUALITY PROTEIN: transmembrane protein adipocyte-associated 1 homolog (The sequence of the model RefSeq protein was modified relative to this genomic sequence to represent the inferred CDS: inserted 2 bases in 2 codons; deleted 2 bases in 1 codon); this encodes MLPTVTAVVRFAQYNGSISPTPFENTSTFPTWQPDSEANITKPHKCLQVLYEDIGDSRVRFWDILLXVPNVAFFVFLMWKLPSARAKIRLTSSPIFVTFYLLVFVVAAVGITRAVVSMTVSASSAATIIDKVLWEITRFFLLAIELSVVILGLAFGHLESKSSIKRVLAITAVLALGYSITQGTLEILYPDSHLSAEDFNIYGHGGRHFWLASSCFFFLVYSLIVILPKTPVRERISLPSKRSFYVYAAILSLLNLVQGLGSALLCAGIIEGLCCVDVTTFLYFSAFAPLIYVTFLKGFFGSEPKILFSYKSQVDEPDESDVHLPPTVATTLGRKELTDQGLFYSSTQIDGSGPXSSRMVGAYLDDVASGPYGSSSINSIEAERWRPVNA